In Balneola sp., a single genomic region encodes these proteins:
- a CDS encoding 4-hydroxybutyrate CoA-transferase, which produces MEDYVSAAEAVKVIKSGDRVFVHGVSATPVQLIQAMTDRHEELKEVEVIHLHTEGPAPYADPEYKDSFFVNALFVGANVRKAINEGRGDYVPVFLSEVPYLFRNKILPLDVALVHVSPPDNHGYCSLGVSVDAAVAAVQTAKYVIAQVNPNMPRTHGDGLIHVKNIDALVQVNDPLPEQLVPDPNDAELKIGKYCADLIDDGATLQMGIGAIPNAVLKSLTNHKDLGVHTEMFSDGVIELVEKGIINGRKKKIHPGKIVSGFVMGSRKTYDFIDDNPAVAMLDIAYINDTAVIRRNPKVTAINSAVEVDLTGQVCADSIGTYHYSGVGGQMDFIRGASLSPGGKPIIALPSTTNKGISRIVPFLKQGAGVVTTRAHVHYVVTEYGVANLYGKNLCQRAKALTGIAHPDHREELEKAVAERFKM; this is translated from the coding sequence ATGGAAGATTATGTATCTGCAGCAGAGGCGGTAAAAGTTATTAAATCGGGAGACCGGGTTTTTGTTCATGGAGTTTCAGCCACTCCGGTACAGCTTATTCAGGCAATGACGGATCGGCATGAGGAACTAAAAGAGGTTGAAGTTATTCATCTCCACACGGAAGGTCCGGCGCCGTATGCTGACCCCGAGTATAAAGACAGCTTTTTTGTAAACGCGCTTTTTGTAGGTGCAAATGTCCGAAAGGCGATTAATGAAGGGCGAGGTGATTATGTGCCCGTGTTTTTGAGTGAAGTCCCATATTTATTCAGGAATAAGATCCTTCCTTTAGATGTAGCTTTAGTCCATGTTTCCCCACCTGACAATCATGGTTACTGCTCACTGGGTGTCTCAGTTGACGCTGCGGTAGCTGCTGTTCAAACAGCGAAATATGTAATTGCTCAGGTTAACCCGAATATGCCGAGGACGCATGGAGATGGGCTTATCCATGTAAAAAATATAGATGCTTTAGTTCAGGTGAATGATCCTCTGCCCGAACAGCTCGTTCCCGATCCAAATGATGCTGAATTAAAAATTGGTAAGTATTGTGCAGATTTGATTGATGATGGCGCAACGCTTCAGATGGGAATTGGGGCAATTCCGAATGCAGTGCTTAAAAGTCTTACAAACCATAAAGACCTTGGAGTTCACACAGAAATGTTCTCGGATGGGGTCATAGAGTTAGTAGAAAAAGGAATCATCAACGGTAGAAAAAAGAAAATTCACCCCGGGAAAATTGTATCCGGTTTTGTGATGGGTTCCCGGAAGACCTATGATTTTATAGATGACAACCCAGCCGTAGCTATGCTCGATATCGCCTATATAAACGACACGGCCGTGATCCGTCGCAACCCAAAAGTAACGGCTATTAACAGTGCGGTGGAAGTAGATTTAACGGGACAGGTTTGTGCCGATTCTATTGGGACCTATCATTACTCGGGAGTAGGCGGACAGATGGATTTCATTCGTGGAGCTTCACTTTCTCCAGGAGGTAAACCAATTATAGCACTGCCTTCAACCACCAATAAAGGCATTAGCCGGATTGTTCCATTTTTGAAACAAGGTGCTGGTGTAGTAACAACACGAGCTCACGTTCATTATGTGGTTACAGAATATGGAGTGGCGAACCTTTATGGCAAAAACTTGTGTCAGCGAGCCAAAGCACTTACAGGAATTGCACATCCGGATCATAGAGAAGAGTTGGAGAAAGCAGTGGCTGAGCGGTTCAAAATGTAG
- a CDS encoding oxidoreductase, which yields MSTLDRRTFLKNTAISGIGGAMALSFPGILKGSPNETINFAVAGVRSRGKALSQAINEIPNTRITWFCDVDDNIIADHKKFHQEQIGYIPKVEKDFRKLVEMEDIDVIAIASPEHWHAPMAIMAMEAGKHVYVEKPCSHNPHETELLEKAQQKYDKLCQMGNQQRSSRTSQLAIKEIGEGIIGDVYYGKAWYSNTRGSIGNGKVMPAPDYLDWELWQGPAPREEYRDNVHPYNWHWFKNWGTGEIHNNGTHEIDICRWALGVKFPTRATSTGGRLHFKNDDWEYYDTQNASFEFEGGKMISWEGKSCNGQPFYGRGRGSLIHGTEGSILLDRQGYLLYDLGGKLIKEEKESEPGATSTADTMGYGQLTVNHMVNLANAIRESESLTAPIDDASISTQICHYGNIAQETGSSIDLNPENGKIINNKEAQKLWKREYEEGWEPVV from the coding sequence ATGAGTACGTTAGATCGAAGAACATTTTTAAAGAACACAGCCATTTCAGGAATTGGCGGGGCGATGGCATTATCCTTTCCTGGAATTTTGAAGGGCTCTCCCAATGAGACTATAAATTTTGCTGTGGCTGGTGTAAGGAGTCGTGGCAAGGCACTTTCGCAGGCTATAAATGAAATTCCAAATACACGGATAACCTGGTTCTGTGATGTGGATGATAATATCATTGCCGACCACAAAAAATTTCACCAAGAGCAGATCGGCTACATTCCCAAGGTGGAAAAGGATTTCAGAAAGCTGGTTGAAATGGAAGACATTGATGTGATAGCAATTGCCAGTCCTGAACACTGGCATGCCCCTATGGCTATTATGGCAATGGAAGCAGGAAAGCATGTGTATGTTGAAAAACCATGCAGTCATAATCCCCATGAAACAGAATTGTTGGAAAAAGCTCAGCAAAAATATGATAAGCTTTGCCAGATGGGGAATCAGCAGCGGTCTTCAAGAACGTCACAACTAGCAATTAAAGAAATTGGGGAAGGTATCATTGGCGATGTGTATTACGGAAAAGCGTGGTATTCAAATACTCGTGGCTCTATAGGAAATGGAAAAGTGATGCCTGCTCCAGATTATCTGGATTGGGAGCTTTGGCAAGGTCCGGCACCAAGAGAAGAATACCGGGACAACGTTCACCCATACAACTGGCACTGGTTCAAGAATTGGGGAACCGGTGAAATTCACAATAACGGAACCCACGAGATTGATATCTGCCGCTGGGCTCTGGGGGTGAAATTTCCGACCCGTGCAACTTCAACAGGCGGAAGGCTTCATTTTAAAAATGATGACTGGGAATATTATGATACCCAAAATGCCAGCTTTGAATTTGAAGGCGGGAAAATGATTAGCTGGGAAGGCAAAAGTTGTAACGGACAACCATTTTATGGAAGAGGAAGGGGTTCATTAATTCATGGAACTGAAGGCTCAATTTTGTTAGACCGGCAGGGGTATTTGCTTTATGATTTGGGTGGAAAGCTGATCAAAGAAGAAAAAGAGAGCGAGCCCGGCGCTACCAGTACGGCCGATACAATGGGATATGGTCAGCTTACGGTAAATCATATGGTGAATTTAGCGAATGCTATTCGAGAGAGCGAAAGCCTGACGGCTCCTATTGATGACGCCAGTATCTCAACGCAAATCTGTCATTATGGGAATATAGCTCAAGAAACCGGCTCAAGTATTGATCTGAATCCTGAAAATGGGAAAATCATCAACAACAAAGAAGCTCAAAAACTATGGAAAAGAGAGTATGAGGAAGGTTGGGAGCCTGTAGTCTAA